From a single Georhizobium profundi genomic region:
- the araD gene encoding L-arabinonate dehydratase → MTFKKAEWPRKLRSTEWFGGTSRDHIYHRSWMKNQGLPADLFDGRPVIGICNTWSELTPCNAHLRDLAQRVKHGIYEAGGLPVEFPVFSPGESTLRPTAMMYRNLCAMDVEEALRANPIDGVVLLVGCDKTTPALLMGAASVDIPAIAVSGGPMLNGWFRGERVGSGTALWQMSEAIKAGTMTSDEFLEAEQSMSRSPGSCNTMGTASTMASMAEALGMALSGNAAIPAVDSRRRVMAHLSGRRIVDMVKDDLKPSDIMTREAFENAIRTNGAIGGSTNAVIHLLAIAGRVGIDLTLDDWDRLGRDVPTIVNLMPSGKYLMEEFFYAGGLPVVIKRLGEAGLLNRDAITVSGAAIWDEVKDTRNWNEDVILPVDRALTPHGGIAVLKGNLAPNGAVLKPSAASPELLQHRGRAVVFEDIDDYKAKINDESLDIDATCIMVMKNCGPRGYPGMAEVGNMGLPPKVLRTGVRDMVRISDARMSGTAYGTVVLHTTPEAAVGGPLAIVRTGDMIELDVPNRRLHLDVSDEEIATRLAAWAPPVEKPAGGYARLFHDHVQGADTGADFDFLKGHRGKDVGRDSH, encoded by the coding sequence ATGACCTTCAAGAAGGCTGAATGGCCGCGCAAACTGCGATCGACGGAATGGTTCGGTGGCACGAGCCGCGACCACATCTACCACCGCTCCTGGATGAAGAACCAGGGATTGCCGGCCGACCTGTTCGATGGGCGCCCCGTCATCGGCATCTGCAACACCTGGTCGGAACTGACGCCCTGCAACGCGCACCTGCGCGATCTTGCCCAGCGGGTGAAGCACGGCATTTACGAAGCCGGCGGCCTGCCGGTCGAGTTCCCGGTCTTCTCGCCCGGTGAAAGCACGCTGCGCCCGACCGCGATGATGTACCGCAACCTCTGCGCCATGGATGTCGAGGAAGCGTTGCGCGCCAACCCGATCGACGGCGTCGTCCTGCTCGTCGGATGCGACAAGACCACGCCCGCGCTTTTGATGGGTGCCGCAAGTGTCGACATTCCAGCCATCGCCGTTTCGGGCGGCCCGATGCTGAACGGATGGTTCCGCGGCGAACGGGTCGGTTCCGGCACGGCACTCTGGCAGATGAGCGAGGCCATCAAGGCCGGCACCATGACCAGCGACGAATTCCTGGAGGCGGAACAATCCATGTCGCGCAGCCCCGGTTCGTGCAACACCATGGGCACGGCCTCCACCATGGCCTCCATGGCGGAAGCGCTCGGCATGGCGCTTTCCGGCAATGCCGCGATCCCGGCCGTCGATTCCCGCCGCCGCGTGATGGCGCATCTGAGCGGCCGGCGCATCGTCGACATGGTCAAGGACGACCTCAAGCCATCCGACATCATGACGCGCGAAGCCTTCGAGAACGCCATCCGCACCAATGGCGCGATCGGCGGATCGACGAATGCCGTCATCCATCTTCTTGCCATTGCCGGACGCGTTGGCATCGATCTGACGCTCGACGATTGGGACCGGCTCGGCCGCGACGTGCCGACGATCGTCAATCTCATGCCGTCCGGTAAATACCTGATGGAGGAGTTCTTCTACGCCGGCGGGTTGCCGGTGGTGATCAAGCGGCTCGGCGAAGCGGGATTGCTCAACCGCGATGCGATCACGGTCTCGGGCGCTGCCATCTGGGACGAGGTCAAGGACACCCGCAACTGGAACGAGGACGTCATCCTGCCGGTCGATCGCGCGCTGACGCCCCATGGTGGCATCGCCGTGCTCAAAGGCAACCTTGCGCCCAATGGAGCCGTGCTCAAGCCATCGGCTGCGAGCCCGGAACTGCTGCAGCATCGCGGCCGCGCCGTGGTGTTCGAGGACATCGACGACTACAAGGCGAAGATCAACGACGAGAGCCTCGACATCGACGCCACCTGCATCATGGTCATGAAGAATTGCGGACCGCGCGGTTATCCCGGCATGGCCGAAGTCGGCAATATGGGCCTGCCGCCGAAGGTGCTGCGCACGGGCGTTCGAGACATGGTGCGCATTTCGGATGCGCGCATGTCGGGCACCGCCTATGGGACGGTCGTGCTGCACACGACGCCGGAGGCGGCGGTTGGCGGGCCGCTCGCGATCGTGCGGACCGGGGACATGATCGAGCTCGATGTCCCGAACCGCCGGCTCCATCTCGATGTATCGGATGAGGAGATCGCAACGCGGCTTGCCGCCTGGGCACCGCCGGTCGAAAAGCCTGCGGGCGGATATGCACGCCTCTTCCACGACCACGTGCAAGGCGCCGATACCGGCGCGGACTTCGATTTCCTCAAGGGCCATCGCGGCAAGGATGTCGGACGTGACAGTCATTAA
- a CDS encoding SMP-30/gluconolactonase/LRE family protein, producing the protein MLGEGALWHPERGQLFWFDILAGKLLSRSADGPLEWSFGECVSAAGWVDRDRLLIASETGLSLFDIATGERTGIAAVEADDASTRSNDGRADPFGGFWFGTMGKKAEQGRGAIYRFNKGRVEKLFDAITIPNAICFAPDGRRAYYADTTSGMVYAVKLDREGWPAGEPEVFIDLTLEDISPDGAVTDAEGCLWNAQWGASRVACYAPDGSLKKVVSLPAAHVSCPAFGGADFSTLFVTSALENIPSPRPADGLTYAVRLDVSGRPEPAVLTA; encoded by the coding sequence ATGCTGGGCGAAGGCGCGCTCTGGCATCCCGAGCGCGGCCAGCTTTTTTGGTTCGACATTCTCGCGGGCAAGCTCCTCAGCCGGTCAGCCGACGGCCCTCTCGAATGGAGCTTCGGCGAGTGCGTTTCGGCGGCAGGCTGGGTCGACCGCGACCGGCTGCTGATCGCCAGCGAAACAGGCCTCAGCCTTTTCGACATCGCGACCGGAGAGCGAACGGGGATCGCCGCGGTCGAAGCAGACGATGCATCCACCCGCTCCAACGATGGCCGTGCCGATCCCTTCGGCGGCTTCTGGTTCGGCACGATGGGAAAGAAGGCAGAACAGGGCAGAGGCGCGATCTACCGTTTCAACAAGGGCCGCGTCGAAAAGCTCTTCGACGCCATCACCATTCCGAACGCCATCTGCTTTGCGCCGGATGGACGCCGAGCCTATTACGCGGACACCACCTCCGGCATGGTCTACGCGGTGAAGCTGGACCGTGAAGGATGGCCGGCAGGCGAGCCCGAAGTGTTCATCGACCTGACCTTAGAAGACATTTCGCCAGACGGTGCCGTGACGGATGCGGAAGGCTGTCTCTGGAATGCTCAATGGGGCGCATCACGTGTCGCCTGCTACGCGCCCGACGGCTCGCTGAAAAAGGTCGTTTCTCTACCGGCCGCCCATGTGTCTTGCCCCGCATTCGGCGGAGCAGACTTTTCGACGCTCTTCGTGACGAGCGCGCTCGAGAACATTCCGTCCCCTCGTCCCGCCGATGGCTTGACCTACGCCGTCCGCCTCGACGTCTCCGGGCGGCCTGAGCCGGCTGTCCTGACGGCCTGA
- the yjfF gene encoding galactofuranose ABC transporter, permease protein YjfF, with protein sequence MNPRLYPLLTTIGIFIVGYFLCYLQFPNILSTRVVGNLLTDNAYLGIVAVGMTIVILSGGIDLSVGSVIAFSGVFIAVMLRDTDLPAPLVIVMLLVITSAFGAAMGWLIHALAMPAFIVTLAGMFLARGAAYMLTIDSIAITDPFFAAIQNAYWLMPGRGRLTLIGVLMVVVVLAGALLAHRTRFGASVFALGGGEQTARLMGVNVGRTTVLIYAFSGLMAGLSGVVFSVYTGSGYPLATVGTELTAIAAVVIGGTILTGGAGYVIGTLFGVLTMGLIQTYLVFDGSLSSWWTKIVIGMLLLLFILLQKGLLRLTAFGAARA encoded by the coding sequence ATCAATCCGCGCCTCTATCCTCTGCTCACGACGATCGGCATCTTCATCGTCGGCTATTTTCTCTGCTATCTGCAGTTCCCGAACATCCTGTCGACCCGCGTCGTCGGCAATCTGCTGACCGACAACGCCTATCTCGGCATCGTCGCCGTCGGCATGACGATCGTCATTCTCTCGGGTGGCATCGACCTGTCGGTCGGCTCCGTCATCGCATTTTCCGGTGTATTCATCGCCGTGATGCTGCGCGATACCGATCTGCCGGCGCCGTTGGTCATCGTCATGCTGCTGGTCATCACCAGCGCGTTCGGAGCAGCGATGGGGTGGCTGATCCATGCGCTTGCCATGCCGGCCTTCATCGTCACCCTGGCCGGCATGTTCCTCGCCCGCGGCGCCGCCTATATGCTGACGATCGACTCGATCGCCATCACCGACCCGTTCTTTGCTGCAATTCAAAACGCCTATTGGCTGATGCCCGGCAGAGGACGGCTGACACTGATCGGCGTCCTGATGGTCGTCGTCGTGCTGGCAGGCGCCCTGCTCGCCCATCGCACGCGATTTGGCGCAAGCGTCTTCGCCCTCGGGGGCGGCGAACAGACCGCGCGGCTTATGGGTGTCAATGTCGGGCGGACGACTGTCCTGATCTACGCCTTCTCGGGCCTGATGGCCGGCCTGTCCGGCGTGGTCTTCTCCGTCTACACCGGTTCCGGTTATCCGCTCGCCACCGTCGGCACAGAACTGACGGCGATCGCCGCCGTGGTGATCGGGGGAACCATCCTGACAGGCGGCGCCGGATATGTGATCGGCACCCTGTTCGGCGTGCTGACGATGGGCCTCATACAGACCTATCTCGTCTTCGATGGAAGCCTCTCCAGCTGGTGGACCAAGATCGTGATCGGCATGCTGCTCCTGCTCTTCATCCTGCTTCAGAAGGGTCTTCTTCGCCTGACGGCCTTCGGCGCGGCGCGCGCATGA
- the mmsA gene encoding multiple monosaccharide ABC transporter ATP-binding protein: protein MSETILEMRNITKTFPGVRALDDVSFSVRRGEIHALVGENGAGKSTLMKVLSGVYPHGEYEGDIVYEGEVKAFRGIADSERDGIIIIHQELALVPLLSIAENIFLGNECATRGVIDWRETNRRTGELLARVGLRERPETKVMHLGLGKQQLVEIAKALSREVRLLILDEPTSSLNEHDSDALLELLIEFRRRGISSILISHKLNEVSKVADTITILRDGMAVTSLDCSKGPVPEDRVIRDMVGRSLSDRYPSRDPKIGPTILEVRDWTVRHPIDTSRLVVDKVNFTLREGEVLGIAGLMGSGRTELAMNMFGRSYGTYVSGEALIRGKTVDLSSVPAAIDAGLAYATEDRKTFGLVLDQTIRRNVPLANLDGIASKGVVDRHREAHVAEDYRNRVRIKSSSIEQATVNLSGGNQQKVVLSKWLFADPDILILDEPTRGIDVGAKFEIYTIIRDLAASGKSIIVISSEMPELLGITDRLYVMNKGRFVGELPTAQASQEKIMSIIINAGG from the coding sequence ATGAGCGAAACCATCCTTGAGATGCGCAACATCACCAAGACGTTTCCGGGCGTGCGAGCACTCGACGACGTCTCCTTCTCCGTCAGACGCGGTGAAATCCACGCGCTCGTCGGCGAAAACGGTGCCGGCAAATCCACGTTGATGAAGGTGCTGTCGGGCGTTTATCCGCATGGCGAATATGAAGGCGACATCGTCTATGAGGGCGAGGTGAAGGCCTTCCGCGGCATCGCCGATTCCGAGCGAGACGGCATCATCATCATCCATCAGGAACTCGCGCTCGTCCCGCTGTTGTCGATTGCGGAAAACATCTTCCTCGGCAACGAATGCGCCACGCGCGGCGTGATCGACTGGCGCGAGACGAACCGGCGGACCGGGGAACTGCTCGCCCGCGTGGGTTTACGCGAACGGCCCGAAACAAAGGTCATGCATCTCGGTCTCGGCAAGCAGCAGCTGGTCGAGATCGCCAAGGCGCTGTCGCGCGAAGTGCGCCTGCTCATTCTGGATGAGCCCACATCCTCGCTGAACGAACATGACAGCGACGCACTGCTCGAGCTTCTCATCGAATTTCGCCGCCGCGGGATTTCCTCCATCCTCATTTCGCACAAGCTGAACGAGGTCTCGAAGGTCGCCGATACGATCACGATCCTGCGCGACGGCATGGCGGTGACATCGCTCGACTGTTCCAAAGGTCCGGTGCCGGAGGATCGCGTCATCCGCGACATGGTCGGACGTTCGTTGTCCGACCGCTATCCATCGCGAGACCCGAAGATCGGCCCAACGATTCTCGAAGTGCGCGACTGGACCGTACGCCATCCGATCGACACCAGCCGGCTCGTGGTCGACAAGGTCAATTTCACGCTACGCGAAGGCGAAGTGCTCGGCATCGCAGGGTTGATGGGATCGGGCCGGACCGAGCTCGCCATGAACATGTTTGGCCGTTCCTACGGCACCTATGTCAGCGGCGAGGCGCTGATCCGCGGCAAGACCGTCGATCTGTCGAGTGTGCCGGCTGCGATCGATGCGGGCCTCGCCTATGCCACCGAGGACCGCAAGACCTTCGGTCTGGTGCTGGACCAGACAATCCGCCGCAATGTGCCGCTTGCCAATCTCGATGGCATCGCCAGCAAAGGCGTCGTCGATCGACACCGCGAGGCGCATGTCGCGGAAGACTATCGCAATCGCGTCCGCATCAAGAGCTCGTCGATCGAGCAGGCAACGGTCAATCTGTCCGGCGGCAACCAGCAGAAGGTGGTTCTGTCGAAATGGCTGTTTGCCGATCCGGACATTCTCATTCTCGATGAACCCACCCGCGGCATCGATGTCGGCGCCAAGTTCGAGATCTACACGATCATCCGCGACCTCGCCGCATCGGGTAAATCGATCATCGTCATCTCGTCGGAGATGCCCGAACTGCTCGGCATCACCGACCGTCTCTACGTCATGAACAAGGGCCGGTTTGTCGGTGAGTTGCCGACGGCGCAAGCCAGCCAGGAGAAGATCATGTCCATCATCATCAACGCGGGCGGCTGA
- the mmsB gene encoding multiple monosaccharide ABC transporter permease: MDQTVTTEPTPVRASGVSFFRANMREYGILIALVVIMAFFQFATGGILLRPVNLTNLILQNSYIVIMAVGMLLVIVSGHIDLSVGSVLGFVGALAAVMIVQWDMNYVLASILCLGVGAAIGAAQGFWIAYFRIPSFIVTLAGMLVFKGLTLWLLAGQSVGPFPPTFQLMSSGFLPDIFGGDGINILSLVMGLCVAALLLYLAIRTRSQEIKRGLPTEPAALFTVKNALIALAIAYMSYLMASFRGLPNVFIIMALLIAVYSFVANRTTVGRRIYAIGGNEKAAKLSGIRTERLVFLTFANMGMLAALAGLVFAARLNTATPKAGLGFELDVIAAVFIGGASMSGGVGTIVGAVIGAFIMGVMNNGMSILGIGIDYQQVIKGLVLLAAVIFDVYNKNKA, from the coding sequence ATGGACCAGACCGTAACCACAGAACCGACGCCCGTCCGCGCCTCCGGCGTCAGCTTCTTCCGCGCCAACATGCGCGAATATGGCATCCTGATCGCGCTGGTCGTGATCATGGCCTTCTTCCAGTTCGCAACGGGCGGCATCCTGCTCCGACCGGTCAACCTGACGAACCTGATCCTGCAGAACAGCTACATCGTCATCATGGCGGTCGGCATGCTGCTGGTGATCGTGTCAGGCCATATCGACCTTTCGGTCGGATCGGTGCTCGGCTTCGTCGGCGCGCTCGCTGCGGTCATGATCGTCCAGTGGGACATGAACTACGTGCTGGCGTCTATCCTGTGTCTTGGCGTCGGCGCCGCGATCGGTGCCGCGCAGGGCTTCTGGATCGCCTATTTCCGCATCCCCTCCTTCATCGTCACGCTTGCGGGCATGCTGGTCTTCAAGGGCCTCACTCTCTGGCTGCTTGCCGGCCAGTCCGTCGGGCCCTTCCCGCCCACTTTTCAGCTGATGTCGTCGGGCTTCCTGCCGGATATTTTCGGCGGCGACGGCATCAACATCCTGTCGCTCGTCATGGGCCTGTGTGTCGCAGCGCTTCTGCTCTATCTCGCGATACGCACCCGCAGCCAGGAGATCAAGCGCGGGCTGCCGACCGAGCCGGCGGCGCTGTTCACCGTGAAGAACGCGCTCATCGCACTGGCGATCGCCTATATGAGCTATCTCATGGCGTCGTTCCGCGGCCTGCCGAACGTCTTCATCATCATGGCGCTTCTGATCGCCGTCTATTCCTTCGTCGCCAACCGCACGACGGTCGGCCGACGCATCTATGCGATCGGCGGCAACGAGAAGGCCGCGAAGCTGTCCGGCATCCGTACCGAGCGGCTCGTGTTCCTCACCTTCGCCAATATGGGCATGCTGGCAGCACTGGCCGGCCTCGTCTTCGCCGCCCGGCTGAACACCGCCACGCCGAAAGCCGGCCTCGGCTTCGAACTCGACGTCATCGCGGCCGTCTTCATCGGCGGCGCGTCGATGTCCGGCGGCGTCGGCACGATCGTCGGTGCCGTCATCGGCGCCTTCATCATGGGCGTGATGAACAATGGCATGTCGATCCTCGGTATCGGCATCGACTACCAGCAGGTCATCAAAGGCCTGGTGCTGCTCGCTGCCGTCATCTTCGACGTCTACAACAAGAACAAGGCCTGA
- a CDS encoding type II 3-dehydroquinate dehydratase: protein MPHPIYVLNGPNLNRLGKREPEIYGHTTLAEVEVMCREAAGETEIVFHQSNREYELVDWIHEAIDRPAAGIIINPAGLTFTSVPIMDALKMFSGPIIELHISNIHRREAVYHNSLMSKVATAVIAGLGPKGYRTAVRAMGDLVDA, encoded by the coding sequence ATGCCCCATCCGATCTATGTCCTGAACGGTCCGAACCTGAACCGGCTCGGCAAGCGAGAGCCTGAGATCTATGGCCACACGACGCTCGCCGAGGTCGAGGTCATGTGCCGAGAGGCCGCGGGTGAGACGGAGATCGTGTTCCACCAGTCGAACCGTGAATATGAACTGGTCGACTGGATTCATGAGGCCATCGACCGGCCGGCCGCAGGCATCATCATCAATCCTGCTGGGCTGACCTTCACGTCGGTGCCGATCATGGACGCGTTGAAGATGTTTTCGGGCCCGATCATCGAGCTCCACATCTCGAATATCCATCGCCGCGAAGCGGTCTACCACAACTCGCTGATGTCGAAGGTCGCGACCGCCGTCATCGCCGGGCTTGGCCCGAAGGGTTACCGCACGGCTGTGCGGGCCATGGGTGATCTCGTCGACGCCTGA
- a CDS encoding aldehyde dehydrogenase (NADP(+)) translates to MTDPITLHGRHLIDGAWIEGSDFFTADRTDGVETRFARGTAADIDLAVQAAAAAFLPYSRSSRESRALFLEAIADAIEERGAAITAIAMAETGLPAARLEGERGRTTGQLQLFAKHIRDGAYLDRRHDAADPERKPLPRPEIRLVQRPIGPVGVFGASNFPLAFSTAGGDTASALAAGCPVVVKGHQAHPGTSEIVADAILAAIRATDQHPGVFALVQSDTNEAGAALVQHPLIKAIGFTGSLRGGRALFDLAVSRPEPIPFFGELGSVNPVFVLAHAAESRGAEIARNWAASLTMGAGQFCTNPGVLIVPEASADLIETEAANQLRQVPQQTMLSAGIATAFGRNAAKLAAGNAVRTICAPEATGRAATAGLFATDADTFISNPELAEEVFGPAGIVVRARSEDHLLTIADALEGQLTVTLQLDDADTDTAQRLMPILEQKAGRILANGFPTGVEVVDAMMHGGPYPASTNVAATSVGTLAIRRFLRPVAYQNLPEALLPADML, encoded by the coding sequence ATGACTGATCCCATCACACTCCACGGCCGCCATCTGATTGACGGGGCCTGGATCGAGGGCTCCGACTTTTTCACAGCCGACCGCACCGATGGCGTGGAGACCCGGTTCGCGCGCGGAACAGCTGCCGATATCGATCTCGCGGTGCAGGCGGCAGCGGCGGCATTCCTGCCTTACAGCCGGTCGAGCCGCGAAAGCCGAGCCCTGTTTCTCGAAGCGATTGCCGACGCCATCGAAGAGCGCGGCGCGGCGATCACTGCCATCGCGATGGCCGAAACGGGACTGCCTGCCGCACGCCTCGAAGGCGAACGCGGCCGGACGACCGGCCAATTGCAGCTCTTCGCGAAGCATATCCGTGACGGCGCCTATCTCGACCGGCGCCATGACGCGGCCGACCCGGAGCGCAAGCCGCTGCCGCGCCCGGAAATCCGCCTCGTCCAGCGGCCGATCGGTCCGGTCGGTGTGTTCGGTGCATCCAATTTTCCGCTGGCCTTTTCGACTGCCGGCGGTGACACCGCCTCGGCGCTCGCTGCCGGTTGCCCCGTCGTGGTCAAGGGCCACCAGGCGCACCCCGGGACGTCCGAAATCGTTGCCGACGCGATCCTTGCAGCGATACGCGCGACGGACCAGCACCCCGGCGTCTTCGCGCTGGTGCAGTCCGATACAAACGAGGCAGGCGCCGCGCTGGTCCAGCATCCGCTCATCAAGGCGATCGGGTTCACCGGGTCACTGCGCGGTGGGCGCGCGCTCTTCGATCTGGCGGTCAGCCGGCCGGAACCCATTCCGTTCTTTGGCGAACTGGGCTCGGTCAATCCGGTCTTCGTGCTCGCTCACGCGGCCGAGAGCCGTGGTGCCGAAATCGCGCGCAACTGGGCAGCGTCGCTCACGATGGGTGCCGGCCAGTTCTGCACCAATCCTGGCGTCCTGATCGTTCCCGAAGCGAGTGCCGACCTTATCGAGACCGAAGCAGCCAATCAGCTTCGTCAAGTGCCGCAGCAGACCATGCTCTCGGCCGGCATTGCCACGGCTTTCGGGCGCAATGCCGCAAAGCTCGCAGCCGGCAACGCCGTCCGCACCATCTGCGCGCCGGAAGCCACTGGACGCGCGGCCACTGCCGGCCTCTTTGCGACCGACGCCGACACGTTCATCTCGAACCCGGAACTGGCGGAAGAAGTGTTCGGTCCCGCGGGCATCGTGGTGCGGGCCCGCAGCGAAGATCACCTGCTGACCATAGCTGATGCACTCGAAGGCCAGCTCACCGTTACGCTGCAGCTGGATGACGCTGATACGGACACGGCCCAGCGGCTGATGCCGATCCTGGAACAGAAGGCCGGGCGCATCCTTGCGAACGGTTTTCCTACAGGCGTCGAGGTGGTGGATGCCATGATGCATGGCGGCCCCTACCCTGCCAGCACCAATGTTGCCGCCACATCCGTCGGAACGCTCGCGATCCGCCGCTTTCTGCGCCCGGTCGCCTACCAGAACCTGCCTGAGGCGCTTCTTCCGGCCGACATGCTCTAA
- the chvE gene encoding multiple monosaccharide ABC transporter substrate-binding protein yields MRYISAAIAAALLATTALAVPAFAQDKGFVGIAMPTQSSARWISDGNSMVEQFEAAGYETDLQYAEDDIPNQLAQVENMITKGVNVLVIAAIDGTTLSNALANAAAADIKVIAYDRLIRDSENVDYYATFDNFQVGVQQAETLVAGLEERFGDVETWNVELFGGSPDDNNAYFFYDGAMSVLQPLIDSGDIVVKSGQTGMQTVGTLRWDGSVAQARMDNLLSANYTDDQVHGVLSPYDGLSIGILSSLKGVGYGSGDMEMPIVTGQDAEVQSVKSILAGEQYSTIFKDTRELARVTVGMVDAVLSDGEPEINDTETYDNGVKIVPSYLLEPVPVTEANWREVLVDSGYYEASEIE; encoded by the coding sequence ATGCGTTATATTTCAGCTGCGATTGCCGCAGCATTGCTTGCAACGACTGCGTTGGCCGTACCGGCTTTCGCGCAGGACAAGGGCTTCGTTGGCATCGCCATGCCGACGCAGTCTTCCGCACGCTGGATTTCCGATGGCAATTCCATGGTCGAGCAGTTCGAAGCCGCCGGCTACGAGACCGACTTGCAATATGCGGAGGACGATATCCCGAACCAGCTCGCTCAGGTCGAAAACATGATCACCAAGGGCGTCAATGTCCTGGTGATCGCGGCAATCGACGGGACGACCCTGTCGAACGCGCTCGCCAACGCGGCCGCTGCGGATATCAAGGTGATCGCCTATGACCGCCTGATCCGCGACAGCGAGAATGTCGACTACTACGCGACCTTCGACAATTTCCAGGTCGGCGTGCAGCAGGCTGAAACGCTGGTTGCCGGACTGGAAGAGCGTTTCGGCGATGTCGAAACCTGGAACGTGGAGCTCTTCGGCGGCTCGCCCGACGACAACAATGCCTATTTCTTTTACGACGGCGCCATGTCCGTGCTCCAGCCGCTGATCGACAGCGGCGATATCGTGGTGAAGTCCGGGCAGACCGGCATGCAGACCGTTGGCACGCTGCGCTGGGACGGCTCGGTTGCCCAGGCCCGCATGGATAACCTTCTGTCGGCCAACTACACCGACGACCAGGTGCATGGGGTGCTCTCACCCTATGACGGCCTTTCCATCGGCATCCTCTCGTCGCTCAAAGGCGTCGGTTATGGCTCCGGCGACATGGAGATGCCGATCGTGACCGGACAGGACGCCGAAGTCCAATCCGTGAAGTCGATCCTCGCCGGCGAGCAATATTCGACAATCTTCAAGGATACGCGCGAACTCGCCCGCGTCACCGTAGGCATGGTCGACGCGGTACTCTCCGACGGAGAGCCGGAGATCAACGACACGGAAACCTATGACAACGGCGTCAAGATCGTGCCGTCCTACCTGCTCGAGCCGGTTCCGGTGACCGAAGCCAACTGGCGTGAAGTGCTGGTCGACAGCGGCTACTACGAAGCATCCGAGATCGAGTGA
- a CDS encoding Gfo/Idh/MocA family protein, with protein MTVIKIAIVGVGKIAQDQHVPSIKGNEAFELAATVSSRDGLPGIENHAQLTDLLEKRPDIPAVALCMPPQMRYEAASLAIEAGRHVLLEKPPGATIAEVQDLVERARAKNVSLFATWHSRFAAGVPAARAWLAERMIRHVRITWKEDVRRWHPGQAWIWEPGGLGVFDPGINALSILTEILPEPVHLVQSTLEVPDGRQAPIAASLRFRGPAGLTVEADFDWRQTGPQTWDIEIGTDTGSLSLSKGGAELTIGGRREMTEADVEYAGIYRRFAELIDAREIDVDLAPLIHVADAFMLGRKITVEPFEE; from the coding sequence GTGACAGTCATTAAGATCGCCATCGTCGGTGTCGGCAAGATCGCGCAGGACCAGCACGTTCCGTCCATCAAGGGCAACGAGGCTTTCGAGCTTGCGGCAACTGTCAGCAGCCGCGACGGCCTGCCCGGCATCGAGAACCATGCTCAGCTGACCGATCTTCTGGAAAAGCGGCCCGACATTCCCGCGGTCGCCCTCTGCATGCCGCCGCAGATGCGCTACGAGGCGGCAAGCCTCGCGATTGAAGCCGGCCGGCATGTCCTCTTGGAGAAGCCGCCCGGTGCAACCATCGCCGAAGTTCAGGACCTCGTCGAACGAGCGCGTGCAAAGAACGTCAGCCTGTTCGCGACGTGGCACTCCCGCTTCGCGGCGGGCGTTCCCGCTGCCCGCGCCTGGCTCGCCGAGCGCATGATCCGGCATGTGCGCATCACCTGGAAGGAAGACGTGCGGCGCTGGCATCCCGGCCAGGCCTGGATCTGGGAACCGGGCGGCCTTGGCGTGTTCGATCCTGGCATCAACGCCCTGTCAATTCTCACCGAAATCCTCCCCGAACCGGTCCACCTCGTCCAATCGACGCTCGAAGTGCCGGACGGACGCCAAGCCCCCATTGCCGCATCGCTGCGGTTCCGGGGCCCCGCCGGCCTGACGGTTGAGGCCGATTTCGACTGGCGCCAGACCGGTCCGCAAACCTGGGACATCGAAATCGGCACCGACACGGGCTCCCTCAGCCTATCCAAGGGCGGAGCGGAGTTGACGATCGGCGGGCGGCGCGAGATGACGGAAGCCGATGTCGAATATGCCGGCATCTACCGCCGCTTCGCCGAACTGATCGACGCGCGCGAGATCGATGTGGATCTCGCCCCGCTGATCCATGTCGCCGACGCCTTCATGCTCGGCCGCAAGATCACGGTCGAACCTTTCGAGGAATGA